From the Methanobacterium sp. CWC-01 genome, the window AGTCGGGGTTGGTGAGCACTCAAAGCATTTAGAGATAAAAATAAAACCAGTATAATTCCTATAATTAGTCCGTTTTTTCGGGGTTCGGACTTCATAAGTTTATTTATGCGTTAGGATTTTATAAGGTTTTCTTTTAGCCAATATTCAGGAAATTCAGACATATTTGAAGGATTAGAATAATTGATTTGATTATGGATTAAACCTATTTGCTGATCTATATCATTTTTTTAGGCTATTAGAGAACTTAATCCGGATCAAGCACTAACTCCTGCATTTTAAAATGAAAACTATTACTCTACAATCACTAATAAGGTCTCAGGTTCTATCCCTTCCTTTTCCTTTAGGATCCGCCGGATATATTCTAAATGTTTCTGAATTTCAGGATTTTTTATATCAGTTATGGTGCCATCCAGCTCTGCTAGGTTCACATGGGGTTCCGGGTCCATTTCGTAGCGGATTTCACCCTTGTAATGAAAGCTCGTTATAATTCCCAGTTCAACCAGAAGTTTTAGATTCTCGTAGACCGTGGAACGACTCACATTGGGGTGAGTGGCATTAATTGTCTGGTAAATTCCATTAAAGGATGGATGGGTATTTCCCAATTCATTTAATATTCTGATCAACTCCATCCTTTGGGGAGTGATTTTGATCTTATGTTTTTTTAACAAATTCTCCATGAATGATAGTTGATTACATCAAATAAAAAATTATCGAAACAAAACTTATATAGAACCAAGTTCTATTTAAAAACAACTATCTTCCAGACTGGAACTTGACTAAAGGAAAAATAAATGAGATGGGCCAAAATTTTAAATAAATGGCTTTAAATAAATAGATGGCCATTGAATCGGGGGAATGAGCATGGAAAGGAAGAAAAAGAAGGTTGCCTGGGGGATTACCGGTGCCGGCGATAAGATTCTGGAAACACTGGAAGTGATGAAGAAAATAAAGTACAAGTACGAAGATGAGGTGGACATTGAAGTGTACATCTCCAAATCCGGTGACCAAGTTGTGAAGTACTACGGAATATCCAACCAGATCGAAGAAAACTTCGATAGGATCTGGGTTGAAATCAATGCCAATGCTCCTTTTCTAGCTGGCAATATCCAGTTAGGTAAATATAAATTCATGCTTATCGCACCCACCACCTCTAACACTGTGGCCAAGATAGCCATGCGAATGGGTGACACCCTAATTGCCAACGCCGCCATAATGGGCCAAAAAGCTGACGTTCCCCTTTATATACTTCCATCGGATTACGAAGAAGGCGTGACCATCACCAAACTGCCTAATGGCAAGGATTTAAAGATCACCATCCGAAAAGAGGATGTGGAACACGTGGAAAAACTGGCTAAAATGCACAGGACCTTCATGATAAAGGACCCGGAGGACATTGAAGAGGTTTTCAACCAACATTTTTCCAAATGATATGAGTTTAACGGCTTTCTGAAAGATTCTGTTTACATGTAGATTCATAACTTTTTTAAATCCAGTTAACATTATAATTACCATTCTAATATCCGGGGGTGAATATTTGAAACGTGGAATTCTATTAACGTTCATTTTAATTTTAGGTGTAGTGACTATTTCTGGATGTACTGAGGAAAAAACAACCAAATATTATGATTCGGTAGATGTTTCCTTCCAATATCCTGTCGATTGGACCATCAGTGAGGAGCTTACCATTGAGGGAGATGGTGTAAGTGGAGAGATTCAGACCTGGCATCTGTTAGATGGAGAATCATTTGAAGATTATGTGAATTTGACAAAGCCAGCTTCACAGTATATTCAGAAGGAGGGCTTGGTGGATATTGAAGGACATGAAATCTACCAAGTGGAAGCTTTTTACGACGGAATTCATTATTATCAGTCTTATTTCCCTGAAAAGGATGGGAAGGTAACTTCAATCTTACTGAAGGCTTCTGAGGGTGTAAACGCTATCGAAGGTTACCACCTGATTTTGAAAACTTTCTCCGAACATTTTTAAAGGGATTGATGGATTGAACTCCATACTCTTCCATATCTTTTGAATAATGAACTCTCCACAAGTGAAGTCTTCATCAAAGGAATTATAATCCGGAAAAATTTATCAACTACTTCAATCATAACATAAATGTACATGTAAGAAAAACGGCAGCCCTCGTATTAAAAACGAAATTAAGCGGGAGGGGAATAAGGTTGTTTTTTTTGATCTCCGATAACTGCCGTGGGGGTAGGGATTTACCAATTTTTTAATTTTGGAACCACTACTCCTGTGAGATAGATCACAAGAATATGAAGATGTTTGAGGTGATAAAATGCAGGAATTATATGAAAAAATGGTAAATGAGGCCTTAATGGCCCAAAAAGCAGATGTTGCGACTATTAAGAAGAATCGGGGAACTGACTTTAAGATTAAAGATACCAAGGCCTACCTGGATGTGGTGGAGAAGATGGAGGCCGTTGGTGACCAGAGTGAATCGGTCATCAATCTCCACGTGGATTCGGTGAAAACTCACTTTGAACTTTTAAACAGCCTCACCGACACCATTCGCCCCGAAGATGACCCCTTCGTGGAGCACTATCAAACCCCGGCTATCCTGGAGATCCTCGGCGAAGAAGATTCAGACTTCCAGGCCAGTGTGGATAGATTCATAGACGCGATATCAAGTTCTGAAGCCCTCATAGGCCGGGAAGTGGTCCGTAGATACGGTGGATTCTATGGCCCTACTTGTGTGGTGGATTTTGCCCTCATACCCGGTAGTACCAGTAACCTAGTGAATCAGATTCTGCAGACTGTAGATGCACCACTGGAACATAAACAGGCCATCTTATCTGCCAAATCATGGGGAATGAACACCTCTTATGGTGTGGGGGAAGTATTTGCCCAGGAGTTAGAAGCAGGAGCCACCCTATCCGATGCCATCGATAAAGAAGTGGCTATGGTCCAGCAGATCTACGAGAATCCGGTGGATGCCCAAGCCCAACTTATGGATTCCCTGGGACACACCTCTTTCGACGTCCGCAAGTACATGGCGGGATACAAAGATAAAATGAAAAGGACCATCATGGCCGCGGTAGATGATGGGGTGCACTATGGAAACATACTCACCGTGCCGGCCTACTGTGTGGGTGATATTTCTCATCACATCGCCCAGTCCACCTACAACATGTGTAAGGATGATGTGATCATGGGGGTTATAGAGGCCACCACGGCAGT encodes:
- a CDS encoding DUF2193 domain-containing protein, which produces MQELYEKMVNEALMAQKADVATIKKNRGTDFKIKDTKAYLDVVEKMEAVGDQSESVINLHVDSVKTHFELLNSLTDTIRPEDDPFVEHYQTPAILEILGEEDSDFQASVDRFIDAISSSEALIGREVVRRYGGFYGPTCVVDFALIPGSTSNLVNQILQTVDAPLEHKQAILSAKSWGMNTSYGVGEVFAQELEAGATLSDAIDKEVAMVQQIYENPVDAQAQLMDSLGHTSFDVRKYMAGYKDKMKRTIMAAVDDGVHYGNILTVPAYCVGDISHHIAQSTYNMCKDDVIMGVIEATTAVMESTLKAALPNFKSAVEILSLATGSSACAVEYILELDGFNAPMVVDMLTKRFHNYVQLYPTRGAAAELHNCDFMDMIYRGWNHLDTARRAQNGTPGKLTPRIGNFTVDLEPVHQNEVIMNPQRYTYPACAITVRFSALMRLADYPCLLTSEPVTATLMTNIIALDKENPASPARTCKSCASACLVDFRHNHCQWKEAV
- the afpA gene encoding archaeoflavoprotein AfpA, which translates into the protein MERKKKKVAWGITGAGDKILETLEVMKKIKYKYEDEVDIEVYISKSGDQVVKYYGISNQIEENFDRIWVEINANAPFLAGNIQLGKYKFMLIAPTTSNTVAKIAMRMGDTLIANAAIMGQKADVPLYILPSDYEEGVTITKLPNGKDLKITIRKEDVEHVEKLAKMHRTFMIKDPEDIEEVFNQHFSK
- a CDS encoding Fur family transcriptional regulator, whose translation is MENLLKKHKIKITPQRMELIRILNELGNTHPSFNGIYQTINATHPNVSRSTVYENLKLLVELGIITSFHYKGEIRYEMDPEPHVNLAELDGTITDIKNPEIQKHLEYIRRILKEKEGIEPETLLVIVE